Proteins encoded within one genomic window of Caldisericia bacterium:
- the pstS gene encoding phosphate ABC transporter substrate-binding protein PstS codes for MRKLLILLVVVSLAISMILTGCKNEETPSKEPQKNIELIGAGATFPQPLYTKMFDVYYKNTGVKVNYQGIGSGGGIRQLLEMAVDFGATDAYMSDDQLKEAPQKIVHIPMALGAVVVTYNLEGNPKLKLDGETISDIFLGKITKWNDDRIKRLNPDVNLPDMNITVIHRSDGSGTTFIFTDFLSKVSEEWKEKVGCGKSLNWPVGLGAKGNPGVAGLVKQTPGSIGYVELSYAEENNLPYAMIKNKKGNFINPSLESVSLAANVPLPDDTRVRLTNTDAEKGYPISSFTWIIVYENQNYKGRSKERAEELVKLLWWMIHEGQEYNEPLLYGRLPKAAVEKAERIIKGINYDGEPLLKQ; via the coding sequence ATGAGAAAACTTTTAATTCTTTTGGTGGTAGTATCACTGGCAATCTCTATGATTTTAACCGGGTGCAAAAACGAAGAGACACCTTCCAAAGAACCTCAAAAAAATATTGAGCTCATAGGAGCAGGAGCAACTTTTCCTCAACCACTATACACAAAGATGTTTGATGTCTATTACAAGAACACCGGGGTTAAGGTTAACTATCAGGGAATTGGTTCAGGAGGAGGGATAAGGCAACTTCTTGAGATGGCGGTAGATTTTGGTGCCACTGATGCCTATATGTCTGATGATCAGCTTAAAGAGGCACCACAGAAGATTGTACACATTCCTATGGCACTTGGAGCAGTGGTTGTAACATACAATCTTGAGGGAAATCCAAAGCTTAAGCTTGACGGAGAAACAATATCAGATATCTTTCTTGGAAAAATAACAAAGTGGAATGATGATAGAATTAAAAGACTAAATCCAGATGTAAATCTTCCGGATATGAATATTACAGTTATTCATAGATCTGATGGAAGTGGAACGACATTTATATTCACAGATTTTCTATCCAAAGTAAGTGAGGAGTGGAAAGAAAAGGTGGGTTGTGGAAAATCACTGAACTGGCCTGTGGGACTTGGTGCAAAGGGAAATCCCGGAGTTGCTGGGCTTGTAAAACAAACACCTGGTTCAATTGGATATGTAGAACTTTCCTATGCCGAGGAGAACAACCTTCCATACGCCATGATAAAGAACAAAAAGGGTAATTTCATCAATCCATCACTTGAGAGCGTATCTCTTGCAGCAAATGTTCCCCTTCCCGACGATACAAGGGTTAGACTCACAAACACAGATGCAGAGAAGGGTTATCCCATATCAAGTTTCACATGGATAATAGTGTATGAGAATCAGAACTACAAAGGAAGGAGCAAGGAAAGAGCAGAAGAACTTGTAAAACTGCTGTGGTGGATGATTCATGAAGGGCAGGAATACAACGAACCTCTTTTATATGGGAGACTTCCAAAGGCAGCGGTAGAAAAGGCAGAAAGAATAATAAAGGGAATCAATTATGATGGAGAGCCACTCCTTAAGCAATAA